The proteins below come from a single Pedobacter aquae genomic window:
- a CDS encoding DUF4287 domain-containing protein, with amino-acid sequence MNQTTETLMTAIEENTGHPLEHWIEIIRKSGKPDCQAITNFLIEEHQLNPVLAELIAQKAKGSH; translated from the coding sequence ATGAACCAAACAACAGAAACTTTGATGACCGCTATTGAGGAAAATACCGGTCATCCTTTAGAACATTGGATAGAAATTATCAGAAAAAGTGGGAAACCAGATTGCCAAGCCATCACCAACTTTTTAATTGAAGAACATCAGTTAAACCCTGTATTGGCCGAATTGATAGCTCAAAAAGCAAAAGGCAGCCATTAA
- a CDS encoding lipase family protein, which yields MKNIFVFVFLILFGFSSFAQLKPGFMVDEYLEMLSVSRGHIDSLIPGDKTPASTRFKKLYRSKEIGLLNRWELWEDATTAVISIRGTTADLPSWMENFYAAMVPATGSIKLENNFTFNYQLAKSEEAKVHVGWLLGLAYLQRDILPKLDSLDKAGKHQIFIMGHSQGASLSYLLRSHLHYLQQQGKLNKAFQFKTFCSAPPKPGNLYYAYDFEAINYGGWAFSVINTADWVPETPFSIQTLRDFNPTNPFVNLDKALKKQPLLVRLYAKRLFNRIDKSTSKAQQRFEHYMGTQVFKILKKTFPEMEEPKYESSNAYTRVGTPIILIPDEKYLKERPLKDGKVFSHHTYWAYYQLALNLK from the coding sequence ATGAAAAATATATTTGTCTTTGTTTTTCTTATCCTTTTCGGATTTTCTTCTTTTGCACAGTTAAAGCCAGGTTTCATGGTTGATGAATATTTGGAAATGTTAAGCGTTTCAAGAGGTCATATAGATTCTCTTATTCCTGGAGATAAAACTCCAGCCTCAACAAGATTTAAGAAATTGTATCGCTCTAAAGAGATAGGTCTTTTAAACAGATGGGAGTTATGGGAAGATGCTACAACTGCTGTAATTAGTATAAGAGGCACTACTGCTGATTTGCCTAGTTGGATGGAGAATTTCTACGCTGCTATGGTGCCCGCTACAGGAAGTATAAAATTAGAAAACAATTTTACTTTTAATTATCAATTAGCCAAAAGCGAAGAGGCTAAAGTTCATGTAGGTTGGTTGCTAGGTTTGGCTTATTTACAAAGAGATATTTTGCCAAAATTAGATTCTTTAGATAAAGCCGGAAAACATCAAATCTTTATTATGGGGCATAGCCAAGGTGCTTCTTTGTCTTATTTATTACGTTCTCATTTACATTATTTACAGCAACAGGGCAAGCTTAACAAAGCTTTCCAATTCAAGACTTTTTGTAGTGCGCCACCCAAACCTGGTAACTTATATTACGCTTATGATTTTGAAGCGATTAATTATGGTGGCTGGGCTTTTTCTGTTATCAATACGGCCGATTGGGTGCCTGAAACGCCATTTTCTATACAAACTTTAAGAGATTTTAATCCAACCAATCCTTTTGTAAATTTAGATAAAGCTTTAAAAAAGCAACCTTTATTGGTACGCCTGTATGCTAAAAGATTATTTAATAGGATAGATAAAAGTACCAGTAAAGCCCAGCAGAGGTTTGAGCATTATATGGGAACTCAGGTGTTTAAAATTCTAAAGAAAACTTTCCCAGAGATGGAAGAACCAAAGTACGAGTCTTCTAATGCTTATACCAGAGTAGGAACGCCTATTATTTTAATACCAGATGAAAAGTATTTAAAAGAACGCCCTTTAAAAGATGGTAAAGTTTTTTCTCATCACACTTATTGGGCATATTATCAACTGGCTTTAAATCTAAAATAA
- a CDS encoding DUF3820 family protein yields MNPEILLDLVKVRMPFGKYKDRILCDLPVSYLEWMYTKGWPAGKLGQQLATIYEIKINGLEYLLKPLRNK; encoded by the coding sequence ATGAACCCCGAGATACTGTTAGATTTAGTTAAAGTGCGTATGCCTTTTGGTAAATATAAAGACCGCATTTTGTGCGATTTACCAGTAAGTTATTTAGAGTGGATGTATACCAAAGGTTGGCCAGCTGGTAAATTGGGACAGCAGCTAGCAACCATTTACGAGATTAAAATTAACGGCTTAGAGTATTTATTAAAGCCTTTGAGGAATAAATGA
- a CDS encoding type II toxin-antitoxin system PemK/MazF family toxin has translation MKIKQFDIWLADLNPSRGTEPGKIRPVVVIQTDLLNDIHPSTIICPITTNVQQDIQILRVHLNENQLDKLSDILVDQIRAIDNKRLMSKLGELTQNQKEKLKANLRIVLDI, from the coding sequence ATGAAAATTAAACAATTCGACATTTGGCTAGCAGACCTTAATCCGAGTAGGGGCACAGAGCCGGGCAAAATAAGACCGGTAGTGGTTATTCAAACTGATTTATTGAATGATATTCATCCATCTACCATTATTTGTCCTATCACTACCAATGTACAGCAAGATATACAAATATTAAGGGTTCATTTGAATGAAAATCAACTGGATAAATTAAGTGATATCTTGGTAGACCAAATCCGGGCGATTGACAACAAAAGGCTTATGAGCAAACTTGGGGAATTAACTCAAAACCAAAAAGAAAAACTAAAAGCTAACCTAAGAATTGTGCTTGATATTTAG
- a CDS encoding BaiN/RdsA family NAD(P)/FAD-dependent oxidoreductase has translation MLETKYDAIIIGGGACGLMCAVQAGYLGKKTLILEKNAQVGAKILISGGGRCNYTNYYTTAQNFISENEHFCKSALSQWTVDDTISFFETYGITGQEKTLGQLFPTSNKAKDIVEVFKQICDDFGQDIYLNSHVLAVEKLDELFKITFERNGKTETLYSFKVVMASGGLPIAKMGATDFSLKIAKQFGLQVVQTAPALVPLTITGKDADWFAHLSGNSMPAVVSNDEISFEENILFTHWGLSGPAILQISSYWRPGQSIVIDLLPHQNIQELIEQERSANGKKLLANYLALFYTRKFIDALSDILPTHKNLASLTKDDFTAINEFIHHFKVKPAGDKGYDKAEVMRGGVDTNELSSKTLEAKKVPGLYFGGECVDVTGWLGGYNFQWAWASGFVIANSV, from the coding sequence ATGCTAGAAACTAAATACGATGCCATTATTATTGGAGGTGGGGCTTGTGGTCTCATGTGTGCAGTACAAGCCGGATATTTAGGTAAGAAAACTTTAATCTTAGAAAAAAATGCTCAAGTAGGGGCTAAAATATTAATTTCTGGTGGTGGTAGGTGTAATTATACCAATTATTATACAACGGCACAGAACTTTATTTCAGAGAATGAGCACTTCTGTAAGTCTGCGTTATCACAATGGACGGTTGATGATACCATTAGTTTTTTTGAAACTTACGGCATCACGGGGCAAGAAAAAACATTAGGACAACTTTTTCCTACCAGTAATAAAGCGAAAGATATTGTTGAGGTTTTTAAACAAATTTGTGATGATTTTGGACAAGATATTTACTTAAATAGCCATGTTTTAGCTGTTGAAAAGCTAGACGAGCTTTTTAAAATCACTTTTGAAAGAAACGGAAAAACAGAAACTTTATATAGCTTCAAAGTGGTGATGGCTAGCGGTGGTTTGCCTATTGCTAAAATGGGTGCTACAGATTTTTCTTTGAAAATTGCCAAACAATTTGGATTACAAGTAGTGCAAACAGCGCCAGCTTTGGTTCCTTTAACCATTACAGGTAAAGATGCAGATTGGTTCGCCCATTTATCTGGCAATAGTATGCCTGCCGTTGTGAGTAATGATGAGATAAGCTTTGAGGAGAATATTTTATTTACTCATTGGGGTTTAAGTGGTCCAGCTATTTTGCAAATTTCTTCTTACTGGCGTCCGGGTCAAAGTATTGTTATTGATTTATTACCCCACCAAAACATACAAGAGCTAATAGAGCAGGAGCGAAGTGCTAATGGTAAAAAGCTGCTGGCTAATTATTTAGCCTTGTTTTATACCCGTAAATTTATTGATGCTTTAAGTGATATTTTACCTACTCATAAGAATCTAGCCTCTTTAACAAAAGATGATTTTACCGCTATAAACGAGTTTATCCATCATTTTAAAGTTAAACCAGCAGGAGATAAAGGTTACGATAAAGCCGAGGTCATGCGTGGAGGTGTAGACACAAACGAATTATCATCTAAAACATTGGAAGCTAAAAAAGTACCCGGCTTGTACTTTGGTGGCGAGTGTGTGGATGTTACCGGATGGTTAGGCGGCTATAATTTCCAGTGGGCTTGGGCTAGTGGTTTTGTAATTGCGAATAGTGTTTAG
- a CDS encoding NADH-quinone oxidoreductase subunit A, translating into MGIVFVMLAFITSKIIAPNKPNPEKNSSYECGEEVIGSSWIQFNSRFYVIALIFLLFDVEMVFIFPWAIVFSDATLIAQDQRWGWLSFTEMLIFISILLLGLVYVWRKKDLDWIKPVLKLPTVDTKIPLSAYQAINEAKYQPGLKNKQQENSSVVKENNIETENIKPKFVPRFKKS; encoded by the coding sequence ATGGGAATTGTATTCGTGATGCTGGCTTTTATCACCAGTAAAATTATTGCTCCAAACAAGCCAAATCCAGAAAAAAACAGCTCTTACGAGTGTGGCGAGGAAGTTATAGGTAGTTCATGGATTCAATTTAACAGCCGCTTTTACGTTATAGCCCTTATTTTCCTATTATTTGATGTAGAAATGGTGTTTATTTTCCCTTGGGCTATAGTTTTTAGTGATGCTACGCTTATTGCACAAGACCAACGTTGGGGATGGTTAAGTTTCACTGAAATGTTGATTTTCATCAGTATCTTATTATTAGGCTTGGTTTATGTTTGGAGAAAAAAAGATTTAGATTGGATAAAACCTGTTTTAAAACTACCAACGGTTGATACTAAAATTCCATTAAGCGCCTATCAAGCTATTAATGAGGCAAAATATCAACCCGGCTTAAAAAATAAACAGCAAGAAAATAGCTCTGTTGTAAAGGAAAACAACATCGAAACAGAAAATATAAAACCAAAATTTGTCCCAAGATTTAAAAAATCATGA
- a CDS encoding DEAD/DEAH box helicase: MISFDELDLINPIKKALQTEGYTKPTPIQAQAIPLVLDGNDLLGCAQTGTGKTAAFAIPIIQLLHNSSHQQAKGTRAIRALIVTPTRELAIQIADSFAAYGKNTPLKYAVIFGGVGQKAQTDALAKGVDILIATPGRLLDLMNQRYISLKSINLFVLDEADRMLDMGFIHDVKKLIAALPAKRQSLFFSATMPPVIQKLASEILKNPVKVEVTPESSTADTINQFVYMVDRDNKNKLLIHILEDKNIKTALVFTKTKHGADKVVKMLLNHGIKAAAIHGNKSQNARQRALEEFKSHKIRVLVATDIAARGIDVDDLAYVVNYEIPNIPETYVHRIGRTGRAGANGTAFSFCEIDEKEFLQDIQKIIGKTIPKAEENPFPMTKFTAAPSTKKGGKSGRSKSAAPHKAAQGNAKNNTAQTGKKKFFRKRKETNS; the protein is encoded by the coding sequence ATGATTTCATTTGATGAATTGGATTTAATAAATCCGATAAAAAAAGCCTTACAAACAGAAGGCTATACCAAACCCACTCCTATTCAGGCTCAAGCAATTCCATTAGTTTTAGACGGAAATGATTTATTAGGTTGTGCACAAACAGGTACAGGTAAAACTGCTGCGTTTGCCATACCTATTATTCAATTATTACATAACTCATCGCACCAACAAGCTAAAGGTACAAGAGCTATTAGAGCTTTAATTGTAACCCCAACTAGAGAACTAGCCATACAAATTGCAGATAGTTTTGCTGCTTATGGTAAAAATACGCCTTTAAAATATGCTGTTATTTTTGGTGGTGTTGGACAAAAAGCACAAACAGATGCTTTAGCAAAAGGTGTAGACATTTTAATTGCAACACCAGGAAGGTTATTAGATTTGATGAACCAGCGTTACATCAGTTTAAAAAGTATCAATCTTTTTGTTTTAGATGAGGCAGACCGTATGTTAGATATGGGCTTTATTCATGATGTTAAAAAACTGATAGCAGCTTTACCAGCAAAAAGACAATCCTTATTTTTCTCTGCTACTATGCCTCCAGTTATTCAGAAGCTAGCATCAGAAATATTAAAAAACCCTGTAAAAGTTGAAGTAACACCAGAATCTTCTACGGCAGATACCATTAACCAATTTGTTTATATGGTAGATCGGGATAATAAGAATAAATTGTTAATCCATATCCTAGAAGATAAAAATATAAAAACGGCTTTGGTATTTACCAAAACTAAACATGGGGCAGATAAAGTGGTGAAAATGCTACTTAACCACGGGATTAAAGCTGCTGCCATACATGGTAATAAATCGCAAAATGCAAGACAAAGAGCTTTAGAAGAATTTAAATCTCATAAAATAAGGGTTTTAGTTGCTACAGATATAGCTGCCAGAGGTATTGATGTGGATGATTTAGCTTATGTGGTAAACTATGAAATCCCTAACATCCCAGAAACTTATGTACACCGTATTGGTAGAACAGGCAGAGCTGGGGCAAACGGAACGGCTTTTTCTTTTTGCGAAATAGATGAGAAAGAGTTTTTACAGGATATCCAAAAAATAATAGGTAAAACTATACCTAAAGCAGAGGAAAACCCCTTCCCTATGACTAAGTTTACTGCCGCACCAAGTACTAAAAAAGGCGGTAAATCTGGAAGAAGTAAATCTGCTGCACCGCATAAAGCGGCACAAGGGAACGCTAAAAATAATACTGCTCAAACTGGTAAAAAGAAGTTCTTTAGAAAAAGAAAAGAAACCAATTCGTAG
- a CDS encoding DUF4268 domain-containing protein produces MYTREEASRIKEEFWTSFGKYLAPHQSVFGTKVNWVNYKTGVKDIYFRMQADKRTASICIAITHADLGLQEIFFEQFQEFKLILEQACQEEWDWQLHTQDDYGRTISRIGLEIHEVNVFNKQDWPAIISFFKPRLIALDDFWYDVKDNFVELSR; encoded by the coding sequence ATGTATACAAGAGAAGAAGCCTCAAGAATAAAGGAAGAATTTTGGACTAGCTTTGGTAAGTACCTAGCGCCCCATCAATCTGTTTTTGGTACTAAAGTAAATTGGGTTAATTATAAAACCGGGGTAAAGGATATTTATTTTAGGATGCAAGCTGATAAAAGAACTGCATCCATTTGTATCGCCATTACCCATGCAGATTTAGGTCTTCAAGAAATATTTTTCGAGCAATTTCAAGAGTTTAAATTGATTTTGGAGCAAGCCTGCCAAGAAGAATGGGATTGGCAATTACATACCCAAGATGATTACGGCAGAACAATATCTCGCATTGGTTTAGAAATTCATGAAGTAAATGTTTTTAATAAACAAGATTGGCCAGCTATCATATCTTTTTTTAAGCCACGTTTGATAGCGCTGGATGATTTTTGGTATGATGTTAAAGATAATTTTGTTGAGTTAAGTAGATAA
- the lysS gene encoding lysine--tRNA ligase produces the protein MSILSEQEIQRRQSLQELRNLGINPYPAEAFEINANALDITSNYERDKTSYKNISLAGRIMTRRIMGNASFVELQDATGRIQAYIRRDDVCPEEDKTLYNTVFKKLLDIGDYIGVTGFVFTTQTGEISIHVTEFKVLSKSLKPLPIVKRDDDGNVYDGFTDPEMRYRMRYVDLTVNPEFKEIFKTRSKVISTMRNYFDSQGWMEVETPILQAIHGGAAARPFNTYHNTLDMPLFLRIANELYLKRLIVAGFDGVYEFGKMFRNEGMDRTHNPEFTSMEIYVAYKDYIWMMSMVEECLEKVTTAIHGKTTIKVGNDEIDFAGPYEKLSMYDSIKKYTGIDVSQMNEQQLIDTCKSLNIEVDASMGKGKLVDAIFGEKVEHNLIQPTFITDYPIEMTPLAKKHRTTEGLVERFELFVQGKEIANAYSELNDAIDQKERFEDQLTLAARGDDEAMAMDDDFIRALEYGMPPTAGLGIGIDRLVMLMTNQSSIQEVLFFPQMRPEKKAKVTTDEDFVTAGIPAAWVQVIRKMGINTIEDLKAANPNKVFNDLGGMRKKLKLDLTMPQKEEVMEWFK, from the coding sequence ATGAGTATACTTTCAGAACAGGAAATACAGAGACGCCAGTCTTTACAAGAACTTAGAAATTTAGGTATCAATCCCTATCCTGCAGAGGCATTTGAGATTAATGCAAATGCCTTAGATATTACTTCAAATTACGAAAGAGATAAAACTTCTTATAAAAATATCAGCTTAGCTGGCAGAATCATGACCCGTAGAATCATGGGAAATGCTTCTTTTGTAGAATTACAAGATGCTACTGGCAGAATACAAGCTTATATCAGAAGAGATGATGTTTGCCCAGAAGAAGATAAAACTTTATACAATACCGTATTTAAAAAATTATTAGATATTGGCGATTATATTGGTGTAACAGGTTTTGTTTTTACTACACAAACCGGAGAAATTTCTATACACGTTACAGAGTTTAAGGTTTTAAGCAAATCTTTAAAACCATTGCCTATTGTTAAACGCGATGATGATGGTAATGTTTATGATGGCTTTACAGACCCAGAAATGCGTTACCGTATGCGTTATGTAGATTTAACGGTTAACCCGGAGTTTAAAGAAATCTTCAAAACACGTTCTAAAGTCATTAGCACCATGCGTAATTATTTTGATTCGCAAGGCTGGATGGAAGTAGAAACACCTATTTTACAAGCCATACATGGTGGTGCAGCAGCAAGACCATTTAACACCTACCACAATACCTTAGACATGCCGCTTTTCTTACGTATTGCTAACGAGCTTTACCTAAAAAGACTTATTGTTGCAGGTTTTGATGGCGTTTACGAGTTTGGTAAAATGTTCAGAAACGAAGGTATGGACCGTACCCATAACCCAGAGTTTACATCCATGGAAATTTATGTAGCATATAAAGACTATATCTGGATGATGAGCATGGTAGAAGAATGTTTAGAAAAAGTTACCACAGCCATACATGGCAAAACAACTATAAAAGTTGGGAACGATGAAATTGACTTTGCGGGCCCTTACGAGAAACTATCTATGTATGATTCTATTAAGAAATATACAGGTATAGATGTTTCTCAGATGAACGAGCAGCAATTGATAGATACTTGTAAAAGCTTAAATATTGAGGTTGATGCTAGTATGGGTAAAGGTAAATTGGTTGATGCTATTTTTGGTGAAAAAGTAGAACACAACTTAATTCAACCTACTTTCATTACCGATTACCCTATAGAAATGACTCCTCTAGCTAAAAAACACCGCACCACAGAAGGTTTGGTAGAGCGTTTTGAGCTATTTGTGCAAGGTAAAGAAATTGCTAACGCTTATTCTGAGTTAAACGATGCCATTGATCAAAAAGAGCGTTTTGAAGATCAATTAACTTTAGCAGCTCGTGGTGATGATGAAGCTATGGCTATGGATGATGACTTCATTAGAGCTTTAGAATATGGCATGCCACCAACCGCAGGTTTGGGTATTGGTATAGACCGTTTGGTGATGTTGATGACTAACCAATCATCTATCCAAGAAGTACTATTCTTCCCGCAAATGCGCCCAGAGAAAAAAGCCAAAGTAACCACCGATGAGGATTTTGTAACAGCAGGTATTCCGGCTGCATGGGTACAAGTTATCCGTAAAATGGGTATCAATACCATAGAAGATTTAAAAGCTGCAAACCCTAATAAAGTATTTAACGATTTAGGTGGGATGCGCAAAAAGTTAAAATTAGATTTAACCATGCCTCAAAAAGAAGAGGTTATGGAGTGGTTTAAATAA
- a CDS encoding class I SAM-dependent methyltransferase, with protein MNDVYGDFLKDYLDKGKTSTIWLHNNYAEAEEMPAEVFFRKDYEITDLEAFALRQCKGKVLDIGAGAGAITLILQKRGFDVTALEISPGAAEVMQKRGVQKIINTNIFDYQDEQYDTLLLMMNGIGFCQYLDEIERFLHHAKKLLKPEGQILFDSSDVLYLYENKKYEDDGYYGEIDYQYEYKGKKGDWFTWIYVARDIMKEIATKCGFQMEVLFDDGSDQYLARLSLKS; from the coding sequence ATGAATGATGTTTATGGCGATTTTTTGAAAGATTACCTCGATAAAGGAAAAACTTCTACCATTTGGCTACATAACAATTACGCCGAGGCAGAAGAAATGCCTGCCGAAGTTTTCTTCCGTAAAGACTATGAAATTACCGATTTGGAAGCTTTCGCCCTTAGGCAATGTAAAGGCAAAGTGCTAGATATTGGCGCAGGTGCTGGCGCTATAACGCTTATTTTACAAAAACGAGGTTTTGATGTTACAGCTTTAGAAATATCGCCCGGCGCAGCAGAGGTAATGCAAAAAAGAGGTGTTCAAAAAATCATCAATACCAATATTTTTGATTATCAGGATGAGCAGTACGACACCTTATTGTTAATGATGAATGGTATTGGTTTTTGCCAGTATCTAGACGAGATTGAGCGCTTTTTACATCATGCTAAAAAACTACTAAAACCAGAGGGACAAATTTTATTCGATTCCTCGGATGTTTTATATCTGTACGAAAATAAAAAGTACGAAGACGATGGTTATTATGGTGAGATAGATTATCAATACGAATATAAAGGCAAAAAAGGAGATTGGTTCACCTGGATTTACGTTGCCCGAGATATCATGAAAGAAATTGCTACCAAATGCGGTTTCCAAATGGAAGTTCTATTTGACGATGGTAGCGACCAGTATTTGGCAAGGTTAAGTTTAAAATCGTGA
- a CDS encoding NADH-quinone oxidoreductase subunit B translates to MSLEQQLENGGVVVTKLDDLLNWARLSSLWPLSFGIACCAIEMMGSMASNYDLDRFGVFPRPSPRQADVIIIAGTVTFKMAERIKRLYEQMPEPKYVISMGSCSNCGGPYWEHGYHVVKGVDRIIPVDIYVQGCPPRPEALIGGILELQKKISTQSLSTI, encoded by the coding sequence ATGAGCTTAGAACAGCAATTAGAAAATGGTGGTGTTGTAGTTACCAAATTAGATGATTTGCTAAATTGGGCAAGGTTGTCATCTTTATGGCCTTTAAGTTTTGGTATTGCATGTTGCGCTATAGAAATGATGGGTTCTATGGCTTCTAATTACGATTTAGATAGATTTGGGGTTTTCCCTAGACCTAGCCCACGCCAAGCAGATGTGATTATTATTGCTGGTACAGTAACGTTTAAAATGGCCGAAAGAATAAAACGCCTTTACGAACAAATGCCAGAACCTAAATATGTAATTTCTATGGGTTCTTGTTCTAATTGTGGCGGCCCTTATTGGGAACACGGCTACCACGTAGTAAAAGGTGTTGATAGAATTATTCCGGTAGATATTTATGTACAAGGCTGCCCACCAAGGCCAGAAGCTTTAATAGGTGGTATTTTAGAGTTACAAAAGAAAATAAGCACACAATCTTTAAGTACAATTTAA
- a CDS encoding SDR family oxidoreductase → MKNITTMENEQTLPAQEQNHQPGIESEMNPQPEFESVIQTGQRLKGKVAIITGGDSGIGRAVAVAYAKEGAHVAVSFLNEFEDAELTKKEVEACGKECLLIAGDISEEKHCQLIIDKTIEKFGKIDILVNNAAVQFPQESIEDISSSQLEQTFRTNIFSQFYIVKAALAHLKEGSSIINTASVTAYKGNPQLLDYSSTKGAIVAFTRSLSMSLVEKGIRVNGVAPGPIWTPLIPATFDAEKVSKFGSNVPMKRPGQPNEVAYCYVFLASDESSYISGQMMHPNGGEVVNG, encoded by the coding sequence ATGAAAAACATCACGACTATGGAAAACGAACAAACACTGCCTGCACAAGAGCAAAACCATCAACCGGGTATAGAATCAGAAATGAATCCCCAACCAGAATTTGAAAGTGTTATACAAACCGGGCAACGTTTAAAAGGAAAAGTAGCCATCATTACCGGTGGAGACAGCGGTATAGGACGAGCCGTTGCCGTTGCCTATGCTAAAGAAGGCGCTCATGTTGCTGTTTCTTTTTTAAATGAATTTGAGGATGCAGAACTTACAAAAAAAGAAGTTGAAGCATGTGGTAAAGAATGCCTGCTTATTGCCGGAGATATTTCTGAAGAAAAACATTGCCAATTGATTATCGATAAAACCATTGAGAAATTTGGCAAAATTGATATTCTGGTGAATAATGCCGCTGTACAATTTCCGCAAGAAAGTATCGAGGATATTAGCTCATCGCAATTAGAACAAACTTTTAGAACTAATATTTTCTCTCAATTTTACATTGTAAAAGCTGCATTAGCACATCTTAAAGAGGGTTCTTCCATCATCAATACAGCATCTGTTACGGCTTATAAAGGCAATCCTCAATTACTAGATTATTCATCAACAAAAGGAGCTATTGTGGCTTTTACCCGCTCTTTATCTATGTCTTTAGTAGAAAAAGGCATTCGTGTAAATGGTGTAGCACCGGGACCTATTTGGACACCCTTAATTCCTGCTACTTTTGATGCAGAAAAGGTTTCTAAATTTGGGTCTAATGTACCTATGAAACGCCCAGGGCAACCTAACGAAGTAGCCTATTGCTACGTCTTTTTAGCTTCTGATGAATCTTCTTATATATCCGGACAAATGATGCACCCTAACGGTGGCGAAGTAGTAAATGGTTAA
- a CDS encoding Smr/MutS family protein — MNFKLGEFVRFVDENREGYITKIIDEQLVGVTGEDDFEIPVLVTHITRVHGYQYQDVEDLTAKDTPQMVKDNFTKRGIHLAVIPDANKGSIVHFYIVNETSFQLLTAVQADKNNKIKGEFAGLIEPHQNRKIYSAALPELDVWPTLHIQLLTYATQDVKSLEPLNTSFKFKAKDFSGAKVNVPQIKQNGWLLRVDEDELKIDVDKLKESFFKPSTEKLTLERPAKELDLHIEKLRDDHQFLNKNEILTIQQDIFTKSLDAAIAHKYPQMIFIHGVGNGVLRDFIHKTISKHPQVKTFMDAQKEKFGYGATQVIFK, encoded by the coding sequence ATGAATTTTAAGCTGGGCGAATTTGTAAGGTTTGTTGATGAAAATAGAGAAGGTTATATCACTAAAATTATTGATGAGCAATTGGTAGGTGTAACAGGTGAAGATGATTTTGAGATTCCGGTTTTGGTAACTCATATTACACGTGTACATGGGTATCAATACCAAGATGTGGAAGATTTAACTGCAAAAGACACTCCTCAAATGGTGAAAGATAATTTTACTAAGAGAGGAATACATTTAGCGGTTATTCCTGATGCTAACAAGGGTTCTATTGTACATTTTTATATTGTTAATGAAACTTCTTTTCAGCTTTTAACAGCTGTGCAAGCAGATAAAAACAATAAAATAAAGGGAGAATTTGCAGGTTTGATAGAGCCTCATCAAAACAGAAAAATTTATTCAGCAGCTTTGCCAGAATTAGATGTTTGGCCTACTTTACATATTCAACTTTTAACTTATGCTACGCAGGATGTTAAATCTTTAGAGCCTTTAAACACGAGTTTTAAATTTAAGGCTAAGGATTTTTCTGGTGCTAAGGTAAATGTGCCGCAAATAAAGCAAAATGGCTGGTTATTAAGAGTTGATGAAGATGAGCTCAAAATAGATGTTGATAAACTAAAAGAAAGCTTTTTTAAACCTAGCACAGAAAAATTAACGCTAGAAAGACCGGCCAAAGAGCTAGACTTACACATTGAAAAGTTAAGAGACGATCATCAGTTTTTAAACAAAAACGAGATTTTAACCATTCAACAAGATATTTTCACAAAGAGTTTAGATGCAGCAATTGCACATAAATATCCTCAAATGATTTTTATACACGGGGTAGGCAATGGTGTTTTAAGAGATTTTATTCATAAGACAATAAGTAAGCATCCGCAAGTAAAAACCTTTATGGATGCCCAAAAGGAAAAGTTTGGTTATGGCGCTACTCAGGTTATTTTTAAATAA